The Streptomyces laurentii region CCGCCACGATCCACAGCGCGATCGGCAGCAGCACCTGGATGCCGGGGACGCCGAACGTGTGGAGTCCGGCGAGGCCGGCCGCGACCAGCGAGATCACCAGGCGTTCGGCACGTTCGACGAGACCGTTGACGGCGACCGGCAGGCCGATCGACTCGCCGCGCGCCTTGGTGTATGACACCACCTGGCCGGCGGCCAGGCAGAAGATCGACACGGCGCACAGGACGTTGTCGTCGCCCTTGCCCGCGTACCAGAGCGCGAAACCGCCGAAGATCGCCCCGTCGGCGACCCGGTCCAGGGTCGAGTCGAGGAAGGCGCCCCAGGGGCTGGAGATGCCGGCCTGCCGGGCCATGTTGCCGTCGACGAGGTCGGAGAAGACGAACAGCGTGATGACGATCGTCCCCCAGAAGAACTCTCCGCGGGGGAAGAAGACCAGCGCGCCGGCCACCACTCCGGCGGTGCCGATCAGCGTGACGGTGTCGGGGCTGACGCCCCGGCGGAGCAGAAACGCGGCGAACGGTGTGAGAACACGCGTAAAAAACGCACGCGCGTACTTGTTCAGCATGGCCTTCCCGAGGTTCGGTGGGCCGCGCGGCCCCTACGACCACCGGCTCACCCATCGTAGCCACGCGGGTCCGCGCGGGAGCGGCGGCACCCGCGGACGGCGCCGCGGGAGGCCGCCGGAGCGTGTCGCGGACCGCCGCGCGCCCCTGGTGAGCGGGCGTGCGCGGCGCTCCCGGGGCATCCGCCCCGCGTACGACGTATGGACGCACCGTGACAGCGGTGCCAAGCTCGAAGGACGACCGCGGGCGCCGGAGCCGCACGCGACGACGGGCGGCCCCACGCCGCCGCTGCCCCGCCGCTCCCCCGCGCCCGCGCCGCCGCCTCACCGTGCGAGCAGTCGGGAGGAACATCATGGGCGACAAGGCGAACACCCGCTCCGGAGCCGCCGGCAGGGAGCCGACGGCCGACCGGCCCGCGGACATACGGAACGTGGTGCTGGTCGGCCACGGCGGATCGGGCAAGACGACCCTCGTGGAGGCCCTGGCGCAGACCGCGGGCGCGGTGGGCCGGGCCGGTCGGGTCGAGGACGGCGGGACGGTCTCCGACTACGACGCGATCGAGCACCGCACCCGGCGTTCCGTCCAGCTCTCGCTCGTCCCGGTCGCCTGGGACGGCTGCAAGATCAATCTCCTGGACACCCCGGGATACGCCGACTTCGTCGGGGAGCTGAGGGCCGGTCTGCGCGCGGCGGACGCGGCCCTCTTCGTCGTCTCGGCCGCGCAGGAGGCCGACGCGGTGGCGGGCGCCACGCGCGCGGTGTGGGAGGAGTGCGCGGCGGTCGGGATGCCCCGGGCGATCGTCGTCACCCATCTGGACACGGCCCGCACCGACTACGCGGGGCTCACCGGGGTGCTGGCCGCGCTCTTCGGCGGGGACGACCCGGACGCGATCCTGCCGCTCTACCTGCCCGTGCACGGCCCCGAGGGCGCCGACGGGCACGCCCCGGCCACCGGCCTGGTGGGACTGCTCACGGAGCGGATCTTCGACTACGCGACAGGAGTACGGCGGGAGGACCCGCCCGACGAGGCGCAGCGGCCGCTGATCGCCGAGGCCCGGGCCCGGCTCATCGAGGGGATCATCGCCGAGAGCGAGGACGAGACCCTGATGGACCGCTATCTGGGCGGCGAGCGGATCGACGTCGGGACGCTGGTGGAGGATCTGGAGAAGGCCGTCGCGCGGGGCACCTTCCATCCGGTGCTCGCGGCGGCCCCGGCACCGGAGGGCGGCAGCCAGGGGCTCGGCACGGTGGAGCTCCTGGACCTGATCACGCGCGGTTTCCCGACGCCGCTCGAACGGCCGGCGCCATCCGTCGTCGCGCCCGGGGGCCCGGCGGACGCGGCGGGTACGGCGGTGCCGTGCGATCCGGACGGGCCGCTGGTGGCCGAGGTCGTGAAGACCTCCTCGGACCCGTACGTGGGGCGGATCTCACTCGTCCGGGTGTTCTCCGGCACGCTGCGGCCCGACGAGACGGTGCACGTGTCGGGGCACGGGCTGACCGATCCGGGCCACCCGGCCGAGGACCCGGACGGGGACCGTCACGACGCGGAGGAGCGGATCGGGGCGCTGACCTCGCCGTTCGGCAAGCAGCAGCGGCCGCTCGCGCGCTGTGTGGCCGGGGATCTGGCGTGTGTGGCCAAGCTGGGCCGCGCGGAGACCGGCGACACACTGTCGGCGAAGGACGCGCCGTTGCTGATGGAGCCGTGGTCGATGCCGGAGCCGCTGCTTCCGGTGGCCATCGAGGCGCACGGCAAAGCGGACGAGGACCGGCTGTCACAGGGGCTCGCGCGGCTGGTCGCCGAGGACCCGACGATGCGGCTCGAACAGAACCGGGACACCCACCAGGTGGTGCTGTGGTGCCTCGGCGAGGCGCACGCGGACGTGGCGCTGGACCGGCTGCGCGGCCGGTACGGCGTACGGGTCGACACCGTGCCGCACAAAGTGGCGCTGCGCGAGACCTTCGGGGCCGCCTCGGCGGGGCGGGGCCGGCTGGTGAAGCAGTCGGGCGGGCACGGGCAGTACGCGATCTGCGAGATCGACGTGGAGCCGCTGCCGGCGGGCAGCGGGATCGAGTTCGTCGACAGGGTCGTCGGCGGCGCCGTCCCGCGCTCGTTCATCCCCTCGGTGGAGAGGGGCGTCCGGGCGCAGGCGGCCCGCGGCGTGGCCGCCGGCCATCCGCTGGTGGACGTCCGGGTCACCCTGCGCGACGGCAAGGCGCACTCGGTGGACTCCTCCGACGCGGCCTTCCAGGCGGCGGGCGCGCTCGCGCTGCGGGAGGCGGCGGCGGAGGTTCCGGTCCACCTCCTGGAGCCGGTGGCGGAGGTGTCGGTGCTGGTCCCGGACGAGTACGTGGGCGCGGTGATGGGCGATCTGTCCGGGCGGCGCGGCCGGGTGGCCGGCACCGAGCAGGCGGGGCCGGGGCGGACCCTGGTGCGCGCGGAGGTGCCGGAGATCGAGATCGGGCGGTACGCGATCGATCTGCGGTCGGTCTCGCATGGCACGGGGAGCTTCGACCGGGTGTACGTACGCCATGAGCCGATGCCCCCGCAGGTGGCCGATCGCGTACGCGAACAGGCCGAAAATGGCGTGTGATTGACGACTTTTCGACCACATGACCGCCGGTGCCGCCCGCCCGCCCCTCCTCGGGCGGGCGGCATTCGGCCGTCCCGTACCAGTCCTCCGCTGATGCGGTGACGCATCCCGTGTCACCCGGTTACGCTGGGGTGCCCAGCTCAGAAGGTGTGCGGGGCGCGGCAGTTGGGAAACAGCCCGCACAGGAACCGCGGCGATGGGGGCGGCAGTGACGATCGGCAGTTTCGGACCCGGGGCACAGATCCCCCTCCAGGGCTCGGACGCGGGAACGGCGGCGACCTTCGCGCTCGCCTCCGCCGCGTACCGTGACAGCCCGGTCGAGGCGATCCTGGACGCCAACAACGACTGGCACAAGTCGACGGTCAAGACCGGCAAGATGCCGAAGCTCTTCCGGCCCGACCTCGGCGAGGCGTTCTCGCGCGCCGTCCAGGTCCGGATGCTCGGCGGCGCGCGCAAGGCGCTCATCCAGTCCTTCGGCGCCGACCCCCGGCCGGTCGTCGAGCACTGTCTGGCGGCCTCCGGCATCCGCAAGCAGCGCGACATCAAACTCACCCTGGTCACCGCGGTGTGCGGGGTGCTGTTCCTGCCCGGCCTGCTGCTCTGGCTCGGAGTGATCTATCTCCGCCGGAAGGCCGCGGGCTCCGAGAACAAGCGCAACAGCGCCCTCGGCACCGCGCTGCTCGTGGCCGCCGGCCTGTTCGCCGCGCTCGTCCTGGTCAAGCTGCCCTGGGACGGTCTGCTGCCGAACTATCTGCGCGCCATGATCGTCGCGCCGGTGATCGGCTGGTTCCTGGCCCGCCGGATCTGCGAGAGCACCGCCGTCGACCTGCGCGAGCGCTGGACGGCCCTGCTCAGCGGGGGCATCGGCGCGGCGATCCCGGAGGCCGTGGCGAAGGACCCCACCGACAAGGCCGCCCAGGAGCTGCAGGCCAACCTGAACAAGGTGTCCGCCGAGCAGCTGTCCAACGTCGCCTTCTACGCGGGCCCCAAGGGCATCCTGGGCATGGGCACCCGCTGGGGCAGCTGGGTGATGGCCGAGGAGCTGGTCCCGCAGGCCGGCAAGGAGATCCACGACTTCCGGACCTGGGACATCATCCGCAAGATCCACACCGAGCTGACCCTGCTGGAGCGCGGCGCCCTGAAGACCGGCTTCCCGAAGCCGACCGTCAAGCACTGGATCGTGTCACCGGTCGGCGAGGGAGCCGACGAGGTCTCGCGGCCCTCGGGCGACAACATCGTCAACTACGAGGTGAAACCGCACGAGATCCAGCGCATCTGCAACGACCAGCAGTTCGGCGCCGGCAACCGGCACTACCTGGGTGTGCAGTTCACCATGTGGGACGGCCAGCTGGTGCTCACGATGATGGTGACGGTGACCGCGCTCCACCACACGCTGCGCGTCGAGGTCACGGGTCACGCCCTCGGCCCGGTCCACGGCTTCTTCGGCTCGAAGCCGAAGGGGAAGTCGAAGGAGGTCTCCAAGACCGTCCGGTTCTGGGAGACCCGTGAGATCAAGCTGCCGCTGACCGACACGGACGAGGTGGTGCGCCAGGCCGTGCGCGCCCCGCTGACCTGGTTCCCGCCGATCCTGGAGTTCCTGGGCGGCAAGCTGGTGCTGCCCGAGCCGTTCGGACTGCGGCACGCCTGGGCGGGCCAGCCCTGGCGGAACCGCTTCATGGCCGACGACGCCCTGCGCATGGCCACACCGGTCCTGCGCGCGGTGCACGCCGCGACGATCAAGGCGCTCGACGAGCACAACGTGGACACCGACCGCTTCACCTCGCGCGCGCTGGGCCTCGCCGGCGGCGCCGCGGACGCGAGCCCGAAGAAGGCCGACCTGTACGACGCGTGAGGGGTGTCCCCCTCTCGTATCCCCGCATGTGCCTGTGCCCCCGTTGCGCGTCGGTCGCGCGATAACGGGGGCACAGGCATATGCGCAGCACTAGCTGATGGCTCAGGCGGCGGGCCAGGCGTCGGCGAGCATCTTCCGGGTGTCGGCGAGCAGCTGCGGCAGCACCTTGGTGTGGCCGACCACCGGCATGAAGTTGGTGTCCCCGCCCCAGCGCGGCACGACGTGCTGGTGCAGGTGCGCGGCGATCCCGGCGCCCGCGACCGTGCCCTGGTTCATGCCGATGTTGAACCCGTGCGCCCCGGACGCCGCCCGCAGCGCGGTCATCGCCCGCTGGGTGAACGTGGCCAGCTCGGCCGTCTCGGCCGGGTCCAGCTCCGTGTAGTCGGCGACGTGACGGTACGGGACCACCATCAGGTGCCCGCCGTTGTACGGGTAGAGGTTCAGCACCGCGTACACGCTCGTGCCCCGCGCGATCACCAGGCCGTCCTCGTCCGACTTCGAGGGGATCACGCAGAACGGGCAGCCGTCGTCGGCGCCCGGCCCGGTCGGCTTGTTCTCACCCTGGATGTAGGCCATCCGGTGGGGCGTCCACAGGCGCTGGAACGCGTCCGGCGTCCCCACTCCGATCTGCTGTTCCGGCTCAGTCGTCATGCTGTGCAGCATATTGCGTCGCCCGTTCGGAACGTGTCGCCGGGGCGGAGGAGGCCGTCCCGGGCCATCCTGATCCGGTGAGCGACAAGCCGCCGGTGCCGCCCCGGCAGCGATCCTGGGAACGCCGGATGGAGATCCCGCTGGCGGTGGCCTCCGTCGTGTTCCTCGGCGGTTACTCGGTGCGCGTCCTCGCCCACGGTCATCTCCATCAGGGCTGGCTCGACCTCAGCCTCGCGCTCACCCTCGCGGCCTAGGCCTTCTTCGCCTTCGACTACGCGGTCCGCGTCCGGCTGAGCGGCCTCGGACCGCTGCGCTTCGTCCGCCGCCATCTGCTCGACACCGTCATCCTGCTGCTGCCGCTGCTGCGCCCGCTCAGCGTGGTCAGCGTGTACGACCGGATCCAGCACCGGTACGACAAACCGCGGCTCACCCTCTACGCGCGCGTGATGGCGTACGCGAGCCTCACCGCCGTCCTGCTGGGCTACACCGGCGCGCTCACCGTCTACTTCGTCGAGCACAAGGCGCCGGGCGCGACCATCCTCACCTTCGGCGACGCGGTGTGGTGGGCCTGCGCGACCCTCTCGACGGTCGGCTACGGGGACGTGACCCCGGTGACCCCGCTCGGCCGGGTCACCGCGGTGGGCCTGATGGCCTGCGGGCTCGCGCTGCTCGGGGCGGTGACGGGCTCGTTCTCGTCCTGGCTGATCCAGGTCTTCCGGCGGGAGGACGAGCGCTGAGCCGGGATGCGCGAGGCCCCCGGGAAGCGCGTGCTTCCCGGGGGCCTCGGCCACGGCTCCGCGTCAGACCTGGACGCGGTCCTCGACGATCTTGGCGATCTTGGCGATGGCCTCGTCGCGCGGCACGCCGTTCTCCTGCGAACCGTCGCGGTAGCGGAAGGAGACCGTGCCGCCGTTCATGTCGTCGTCACCGACGATGATCATGAACGGCACCTTCTGCTTCTGGTGCGTACGGATCTTCTTCTGCATGCGGTCGGACGAGGCGTCGACCTCGACCCGCAGGCCCTTCTTCCGCGCGTCGGCGGCGAACTCCCGCAGGTAGTCCACGTGCGCGTCGCCGATCGGGATGCCGACCGCCTGCACCGGGGCCAGCCACGGCGGCATCGCGCCCGCGTAGTGCTCCAGGAGCACCGCGAAGAAGCGCTCGATCGAGCCGAACAGGGCACGGTGGATCATGACCGGCCGCTGGCGCGAGCCGTCCGCCGCCGTGTACTCGAGGTCGAAGCGCTCCGGCAGGTTGAAGTCCAGCTGCACGGTCGACATCTGCCAGGTACGGCCGATGGCGTCGCGCGCCTGCACGGAGATCTTCGGGCCGTAGAAGGCGGCGCCGCCCGGGTCGGGGGTGAGCGGCAGGCCCTGCTTCTCGGCGACCTGCTGGAGGACCGCGGTGGCCTCCTCCCACACCTCGTCGGAGCCGACGTACTTCTCCGGGTCCTTGGTGGACAGCTCCAGGTAGAAGTCGTCCAGACCGTAGTCGCGCAGCAGGTTCAGGACGAAGGTGAGCGTCTTGTCGAGCTCCTCCGCCATCTGCTCGCGGGTGCAGTAGATGTGCGCGTCGTCCTGCGTGAAGCCGCGGGCCCGGGTCAGGCCGTGCACGACGCCCGACTTCTCGTACCGGTACACGGTGCCGAACTCGAACAGGCGCAGCGGCAGCTCACGGTACGAACGCCCGCGTGCGTCGAAGATCAGGTTGTGCATCGGGCAGTTCATGGGCTTGAGGTAGTAGTCCACGCCCTCGTCGAGCTGCATGGGGGGGTACATGCCCTCGGCGTACCAGTCGAGGTGGCCCGACTTCTCGAACAGCTTGCCCTTGGTGGCGTGCGGCGAGTAGACGAACTCGTAGCCCTCCTCCTCGTGCCGGCGGCGCGAGTAGTCCTCCATCGTGCGGCGGATGATGCCGCCCTTGGGGTGGAAGACCGCGAGGCCCGAACCGATCTCGTCCGGGATGGAGAACAGGTCGAGCTCGTTGCCGAGCTTGCGGTGGTCGCGCTTCTCGGCCTCGGCGAGGAAGTCGAGGTGGGCCTTCAGCTCGTCCTTCGACGGCCACGCGGTGCCGTAGATGCGCTGGAGCATCGGGTTCTTCTCGCTGCCGCGCCAGTAGGCGGCGGCGTTGCGCATCAGCTTGAACGCCGGGATGTTCCGGGTCGTGGGCAGGTGCGGACCGCGGCAGAGGTCCTTCCAGCACAGCTCGCCGGTCTTCGCGTCGAGGTTGTCGTAGATCGTCAGCTCGCCGCCGCCGACCTCGACGTCCGCGCCGTCGTCGGTGGACGCGGCACCCTTGATGCCGATGAGCTCCAGCTTGTACGGCTCGTCCGCCAGCTCCTCGCGGGCGGCCTCGTCCGTCACGACGCGGCGGGCGAACCGCTGGCCGCGCTTCTGGATCTCCTGCATCTTCTTCTCGATGACCTTGAGGTCCTCGGGAGTGAAGGGCTTCTCGACGTCGAAGTCGTAGTAGAAGCCGTCCCGGACCGGCGGGCCGATGCCCAGCTTGGCCTCCGGGAACAGCTCCTGCACGGCCTGCGCCATGACGTGCGCCGTGGAGTGGCGCAGGATGTTCAGACCGTCCTCGGACGAGATCTCGACACCCTCGACGGCATCGCCTTCGGCGAGCTCGTACGACAGGTCCTTCAGCTCGCCGCCGACGCGGGCGGCGATGACGGTGCGGTCGTCGGCGAACAGGGCGCCGGCCGTGGTGCCCGCGCTCACCGTCCTCTCCTCGGGCCCGGAGGCGGACGGGACGGTCACACGGACTTCAGACACGGATACTCCATACATAGGGGCGCAGGCAGGCACGAAGTGCCGGCGCCGACGGTGTACGGCAGAGACGAGGTGCCGCACGAGGGGAAGTCTATCGGGGGCTCCGCTCCCCCGGCGCGGGTGCGCCCGGCCCCCGCCCCTCCCGCCCCTCCCGCCGGCCCCGTCTGCCTCGTCCATCCTGCCTGTCCCGTCGGCACCGCCCGGCCCGTCGGCACCGCCCGCCCTGTCCGTCCCACCCGGCTCGTCGGTCCCGCCCGGCCCGTCAGTCGGCCTCGGGCACGTCCCCGAAGAAGTCGGGAGTCTCCTGGAGGGACTGGAGGGACTTCATCAGGCGGTCCCGTTCCGCCTCGTCGACGTGGACCGGGGCGACCTCGCTCGCCTCCGTGAGCCGGCGGAAGCCGCCGCGGCTCTCCAGCCGGCCCACGACCCGGATCGGCAGGCCGGTGAGGTGGGCGTGGCCCGCGGTGCGGTAGCCGTCCTCGTCGAGGGAGACCCGGACATGGCCGACCTCGGCACCGGACAGGACGCGCAGCCGGACCGTGCCCTCGCCGTGCGGGCCGGAGCGGCGCATGCGGACGACGGCGCCGGTGATCCGTACGGGTACGGAGGGCTCGCCGGCCAGGTAGCGGGCGCCGGCGGCGCGCAGGGCGGGCAGGTCGCCGGGCGAGAACTCGACGGGCTCGGGGCGGGCGGCGCAGCCGTCGGGGGTGCCGGCGGCCGGGGACCAGGCGAGGGCGATGCTCGCCCCCTCGGTGCCGCGCACCAGGGCGACCAGCGCGTCGGTGAGCTCGCGGCTCACCCCGGCCTCGACGGCGGTGTCGAAGGCGTCCATTCCGCCGGTGGCCCGCTGGTAGTCGACGGCCTCGCGGGTGGCGTACAGGGCGTGGTGGAGCCGTACGGACACGGACCGGCCGTGCTCGACGGGCAGGAACGCCGTCAGGCCGCGGCCACCGGGCACGGCGCCGACGACGACGGACGCGAGGGTCGCCTGCGCGTACCGCCGGTGCCGTGAGCCGTGGTAGCCGGTACGGGCGCGGACGGCGAGGGCGCCGGCGAGCAGCAGGGCGCGGGCGGCGGAGCGGAGCTGTTCCTGAACGGGCCAGGGCACGGCGCCGGCCGGGCCCGGGGGGACGTCGCGCCACCAGCGGATCTCGTCGCTGGGGACGGTGAGGCCGGTGAGGACCTCGCGGGCGGACGGCACGGCGCTGTGGGCGAGCGCGGCGAGGGCTTCGCCGAGCAGGTCCTCGGCGTCGGGGAAGGCCCGGTTCTCGGGGACGAGGAGGCTGGTGGCGCGCCCGGCGTCGCCGGAGCCGGGCGGGGTCCAGCGGCTGTAGCGGCCGGTGGCCCCGCCGCGCCGGCGCCAGCCGTGACGGGCGAGGAGCGCGCCGAGGACCCGGGGGTCGACCCGGCCGGGGTCGGGGGTCTCCCCGGCCTCGGCCCAGGGTCCGGGCGGCGCGGCGGGCACCCCGCTCCAGTGGCC contains the following coding sequences:
- a CDS encoding membrane transferase (Phosphatidylglycerophosphate synthase [Lipid metabolism]; COG0558;~identified by MetaGeneAnnotator; putative;~membrane transferase [Streptomyces cattleya NRRL 8057= DSM46488]); the encoded protein is MLNKYARAFFTRVLTPFAAFLLRRGVSPDTVTLIGTAGVVAGALVFFPRGEFFWGTIVITLFVFSDLVDGNMARQAGISSPWGAFLDSTLDRVADGAIFGGFALWYAGKGDDNVLCAVSIFCLAAGQVVSYTKARGESIGLPVAVNGLVERAERLVISLVAAGLAGLHTFGVPGIQVLLPIALWIVAVGSAVTLGQRVVTVRRESAEAQAEAASRGSGGGS
- a CDS encoding translation elongation factor G-related protein (EFG_mtEFG1_IV: domains similarto domain IV of the bacterial translational elongation factor (EF) EF-G. Included in this group isa domain of mitochondrial Elongation factor G1 (mtEFG1) proteins homologous to domain IV of EF-G. Eukaryotic cells harbor 2...; cd01434;~EFG_mtEFG_C: domains similarto the C-terminal domain of the bacterial translational elongation factor (EF) EF-G. Included in this group is the C-terminus of mitochondrial Elongation factor G1 (mtEFG1) and G2 (mtEFG2) proteins. Eukaryotic cells harbor 2...; cd03713;~EFG_mtEFG_II: this subfamily represents the domain II of elongation factor G (EF-G) in bacteria and, the C-terminus of mitochondrial Elongation factor G1 (mtEFG1) and G2 (mtEFG2)_like proteins foundin eukaryotes. During the process of peptide synthesis...; cd04088;~Elongation factor G (EF-G) family; cd04170;~G1 box;~G2 box;~G3 box;~G4 box;~G5 box;~GTP/Mg2+ binding site [chemical binding];~Switch I region;~Switch II region;~Translation elongation factor G-related protein [Streptomyces venezuelae ATCC10712];~elongation factor G; Reviewed;~identified by MetaGeneAnnotator; putative;~putative GEF interaction site [polypeptide binding]) yields the protein MGDKANTRSGAAGREPTADRPADIRNVVLVGHGGSGKTTLVEALAQTAGAVGRAGRVEDGGTVSDYDAIEHRTRRSVQLSLVPVAWDGCKINLLDTPGYADFVGELRAGLRAADAALFVVSAAQEADAVAGATRAVWEECAAVGMPRAIVVTHLDTARTDYAGLTGVLAALFGGDDPDAILPLYLPVHGPEGADGHAPATGLVGLLTERIFDYATGVRREDPPDEAQRPLIAEARARLIEGIIAESEDETLMDRYLGGERIDVGTLVEDLEKAVARGTFHPVLAAAPAPEGGSQGLGTVELLDLITRGFPTPLERPAPSVVAPGGPADAAGTAVPCDPDGPLVAEVVKTSSDPYVGRISLVRVFSGTLRPDETVHVSGHGLTDPGHPAEDPDGDRHDAEERIGALTSPFGKQQRPLARCVAGDLACVAKLGRAETGDTLSAKDAPLLMEPWSMPEPLLPVAIEAHGKADEDRLSQGLARLVAEDPTMRLEQNRDTHQVVLWCLGEAHADVALDRLRGRYGVRVDTVPHKVALRETFGAASAGRGRLVKQSGGHGQYAICEIDVEPLPAGSGIEFVDRVVGGAVPRSFIPSVERGVRAQAARGVAAGHPLVDVRVTLRDGKAHSVDSSDAAFQAAGALALREAAAEVPVHLLEPVAEVSVLVPDEYVGAVMGDLSGRRGRVAGTEQAGPGRTLVRAEVPEIEIGRYAIDLRSVSHGTGSFDRVYVRHEPMPPQVADRVREQAENGV
- a CDS encoding membrane protein (identified by MetaGeneAnnotator; putative;~membrane protein [Streptomyces griseoflavus Tu4000]), whose amino-acid sequence is MGAAVTIGSFGPGAQIPLQGSDAGTAATFALASAAYRDSPVEAILDANNDWHKSTVKTGKMPKLFRPDLGEAFSRAVQVRMLGGARKALIQSFGADPRPVVEHCLAASGIRKQRDIKLTLVTAVCGVLFLPGLLLWLGVIYLRRKAAGSENKRNSALGTALLVAAGLFAALVLVKLPWDGLLPNYLRAMIVAPVIGWFLARRICESTAVDLRERWTALLSGGIGAAIPEAVAKDPTDKAAQELQANLNKVSAEQLSNVAFYAGPKGILGMGTRWGSWVMAEELVPQAGKEIHDFRTWDIIRKIHTELTLLERGALKTGFPKPTVKHWIVSPVGEGADEVSRPSGDNIVNYEVKPHEIQRICNDQQFGAGNRHYLGVQFTMWDGQLVLTMMVTVTALHHTLRVEVTGHALGPVHGFFGSKPKGKSKEVSKTVRFWETREIKLPLTDTDEVVRQAVRAPLTWFPPILEFLGGKLVLPEPFGLRHAWAGQPWRNRFMADDALRMATPVLRAVHAATIKALDEHNVDTDRFTSRALGLAGGAADASPKKADLYDA
- a CDS encoding HIT family protein (FHIT (fragile histidine family): FHIT proteins, related to the HIT family carry a motif HxHxH/Qxx (x, isa hydrophobic amino acid), On the basis of sequence, substrate specificity, structure, evolution and mechanism, HIT proteins are classified into...; cd01275;~HIT family protein [Streptomyces albus J1074];~HIT family signature motif;~catalytic residue [active];~identified by MetaGeneAnnotator; putative;~nucleotide binding site/active site [active]), with the translated sequence MLHSMTTEPEQQIGVGTPDAFQRLWTPHRMAYIQGENKPTGPGADDGCPFCVIPSKSDEDGLVIARGTSVYAVLNLYPYNGGHLMVVPYRHVADYTELDPAETAELATFTQRAMTALRAASGAHGFNIGMNQGTVAGAGIAAHLHQHVVPRWGGDTNFMPVVGHTKVLPQLLADTRKMLADAWPAA
- a CDS encoding potassium voltage-gated channel subfamily KQT (Potassium voltage-gated channel subfamily KQT; poss ible potassium channel, VIC family [Streptomyces venezuelae ATCC10712];~identified by MetaGeneAnnotator; putative); amino-acid sequence: MEIPLAVASVVFLGGYSVRVLAHGHLHQGWLDLSLALTLAA
- a CDS encoding potassium voltage-gated channel subfamily KQT (Ion channel; pfam07885;~Potassium voltage-gated channel subfamily KQT; poss ible potassium channel, VIC family [Streptomyces venezuelae ATCC10712];~identified by MetaGeneAnnotator; putative); the protein is MVSVYDRIQHRYDKPRLTLYARVMAYASLTAVLLGYTGALTVYFVEHKAPGATILTFGDAVWWACATLSTVGYGDVTPVTPLGRVTAVGLMACGLALLGAVTGSFSSWLIQVFRREDER